A window of Longimicrobiales bacterium genomic DNA:
TGCTGCTGATGGATGAGCCGGCATCGGCCCTGGATCCGATCGCGACGCAGAAGATCGAGGAGCTGATCTACGAGCTGAAGCAGGACTACACGGTGGTGATCGTGACGCACAACATGCAGCAGGCCGCGCGCGTGTCGGACTACACGGCGTTCCTCTACATGGGCGAGCTGATCGAGTACGGCCAGACGGATGGGCTCTTCACGAATCCTGCGGAGGAGCGCACTGAAGCATACATCACGGGGAGATTCGGATGAGGCACTTCCAGGAGGGACTCGACGAGCTGAAATCCACTCTGGTCGGAATGGCGGGCCTCGCCGAGGAGCAGGTACGCAAGGCGGTGCAGGCGCTGATCGACCGGGATACGGACCTGGCACAGGAAGTCGTGGCCGGCGATGACGCCATCGACGAGCTGGAGGTCCAGGTCGACAACATGGCCATCAACCTGCTGGCGCTGCAGCAGCCGATGGCGCGTGACCTCCGATTCATCATGATGGCAATGAAGATCGGCAACGACCTGGAGCGCGTGGGCGATCATGCGGAGAACATTGCGGACGCCGTGAAGTACATGGTGTCCGCTCCGCCGTTCCCCGTGCTGCCCGAAGTCGAGGAGATGGTGCGGCTGGCGACCGACATGCTGGCCGACTCGCTCGATGCGTTCGTGCGCGCGGATGCAGCCGCGGCGGTGGAGATCCTGAAGCGGGATGACCGCGTCGATGAGCTGCACGACAATAATTTCAGGATCCTGCTCACACACATGATGGAGGACCCGCGCCGGATCACCGCGGGCATGGACCTGCTGCTGATCTCCGGCAACCTCGAGCGCATTGCGGATCTGGCAACGAATATATGCGAGGAGGTGATCTTCCTCGTGCGCGGCCGGTCGGTAAAGCACAATCCGGAGGCCAGGGCCTGAAAGGCGGCCGCCACGTCCCGATCCGGCCCGTCGCCCGACGAGC
This region includes:
- the phoU gene encoding phosphate signaling complex protein PhoU — translated: MRHFQEGLDELKSTLVGMAGLAEEQVRKAVQALIDRDTDLAQEVVAGDDAIDELEVQVDNMAINLLALQQPMARDLRFIMMAMKIGNDLERVGDHAENIADAVKYMVSAPPFPVLPEVEEMVRLATDMLADSLDAFVRADAAAAVEILKRDDRVDELHDNNFRILLTHMMEDPRRITAGMDLLLISGNLERIADLATNICEEVIFLVRGRSVKHNPEARA